AGGCAATCTGTCAGTTGGTGCACGTACTGAATGACACACCGCATTCGCGAGCAAGCCCGCTACCACATTTTGGTTGGTGTTGGCTGCTATATCTCCAACAGGGCCGCTAACTCGCGGTGCAGTTCATCCTCATCCCCGAGGTTCAGCTCGATCAACCGCCGCAAATGTCTGATCGACTCCAGGTCAATTTGCTCACACACAAACCCCAACTGCCCATGATCATCGTGGGCCAGTTTTACTTGCATCTTTATATGCGCCTGCGGATCCAGACGGATATCCACATCAAACGGCTGAGCGCGATTGCCTTGCCAGTCATCAGGGCGTTGCACCAACAAACCTTTGAGCGACAGATCCACCAATTGCACCGGCGAATTCCAGCTGTCTTGCGCAATGGTCGTTCGCGCATCAAAGGCAATACGCCGGAAACGGCGGCGATCTGACGGATGTTCGCTCATGGTCAAACCCTCTGTGGATAGGGGAATTGTAGCCCTGCGCCATCATCGGGCCTTTATTTCTGCTTTTTTTGCTGTCGCAAGGCTCTAGACCAACGTAGGGGGGTGGCCTTTAAGGCCAACAGCGC
The window above is part of the Pseudomonas sp. KBS0710 genome. Proteins encoded here:
- a CDS encoding PilZ domain-containing protein — protein: MSEHPSDRRRFRRIAFDARTTIAQDSWNSPVQLVDLSLKGLLVQRPDDWQGNRAQPFDVDIRLDPQAHIKMQVKLAHDDHGQLGFVCEQIDLESIRHLRRLIELNLGDEDELHRELAALLEI